Proteins from a genomic interval of Psychrobacter fulvigenes:
- a CDS encoding HdeD family acid-resistance protein, translating to MSTQIFKMVRNSIKYWYIPLIVGVILIGLGIYTFTSPQESYLALALLFSLSFLLSGLFEIAFSVVNRQVLDNWGWILAFGILTFAMGVLLLINPAISIITLAFYVGFLVLFRSISAIGYAIDLKRYGISDWGVLMVVGVLGLIFSLLLIWNPILSGMTVVIWTGLALITSGVFSVYFSFKLKKLNALPNKISDRLRNQIELLQHEVNEELRR from the coding sequence ATGAGCACGCAAATCTTTAAAATGGTCAGGAACTCAATTAAATATTGGTATATACCACTTATTGTAGGGGTCATCCTTATTGGGTTAGGGATTTATACGTTTACTTCACCACAAGAGTCATATTTAGCGTTGGCTTTACTGTTTAGCCTATCATTTTTGCTATCAGGCTTATTTGAAATTGCATTTTCTGTTGTTAATAGACAAGTCTTAGATAATTGGGGTTGGATATTGGCTTTTGGTATTTTGACGTTTGCCATGGGTGTATTACTTTTAATTAATCCAGCAATCTCAATAATCACTCTTGCTTTTTATGTCGGGTTTTTAGTGCTCTTTCGTTCTATTAGTGCCATTGGTTATGCAATAGACTTGAAGCGCTATGGTATTTCAGATTGGGGTGTTTTAATGGTCGTGGGGGTCTTAGGTTTGATATTTTCACTCTTATTAATATGGAATCCTATTCTCTCTGGCATGACCGTTGTTATTTGGACTGGCTTAGCGCTAATCACCAGTGGTGTCTTTAGCGTTTATTTTTCATTCAAACTCAAAAAGTTAAATGCTCTGCCCAATAAAATCTCTGATAGACTGCGTAATCAGATAGAGTTGCTGCAACATGAAGTTAATGAAGAATTAAGAAGATAA